The DNA window CGTCCGTATTATTATCTATGAAGCTTATTCCTACATATCGTCTTATTCGAATCTATAGCAAATAATCTATTCATACCACTATGAACCATGCAGTATAAATTTGAAATTGTGCATTTCTCAGGGTATCTGAAAAATTGGCCACTGGAAGCATTAGGGACGAAATgaaggtcagtttatgctatttagaccAGACTTCTTATGCTATTTATCCTTGTACCCTAATACTAGGAGGTCAACTTCTCTGTTGTCCGCTAGCTGACGCATATTTAGCAACTGTATCCTTGGCCTCGCTGTTGTCCCTGGCCTCCtcatccttgtccttgtttgGCTTACACTCGAACACGGCCACACGCTTCGCGTCAATCAGCGACTTGTGGACATCCTTCTGCATCCGGGTCTCTTGGAAGCACACATCATTGAGAAGCCAAAGCGGGCCTGGTTATAATGAGAATGAAGTCGCGGCTGCCAGCTTCCTCACGCAGGAGTAACGCAGCTAGGAGCGCAGGCAATGACTTGTCAGGACCCATTGCGTTGCCAAATATGGCGCCTTGGAACTGAGAGTGTACAATCTTGCAGAGATATCAACGTCCTTTCTGCCTTGCCCTTGTCTTTACAGTCCACCGTGTCGATGTCACTAAAGATGAAGAGAGCACACTTGTGTCAGCTTAGCATAATTCCAAGTCGACGCTCGTCTGAAGTGAATCTAGCACCAACGCCGTAGGCAGTCGTTGCAACAATTACGACCATGTCCGCCTCTTGGCCCTGATCATATCCCCACTACTCTGCCCAAGCTTCACCGCAATGATTCAGGACCGCAAGAGGTAGTCGACCGGATACTCATCTATGAGTTTCGCTGATGGGCTGTGGATGCTGCTAGCGATGTTGTCGACGCTTTGAACTGCGACCCAGAAGGTGACCTCGACCTCGCCAGAGAACTTGACTACGAGTCTCCGGAACTCTCATGTGACTGGAGCCTGAACTTGATAGTCAACTGAAAACAATGTTAGCGTTGCACTTAATACGGTAGATGAGGCAACCTACTGAGTAACGGAAACGTTGACCTAACATCTAAGATATAAGAACCAATAATGtaaaaataaggctaaacAGTCCAAACAGTCTAAATGGCCGATTAGTGTCGTCTCTTATTCCGCCAGCGGCCAAAGCCCCGAGGATAGGAAAGAAACTTACTGGTATAACACTGTCCAAAGCCTTCATCCTCGTTCGAAGTCGTAAGAGGGAAGTCGTACTGCGCTAGGGTTGCAGTTGGATAAATGGTGAAGTTTGTCTCGATATCTGAGACGCCAGGATTGCAGGTAAAGAATAGGATAGACACAGTCTATCACGAAATGCCGAAAGAGTCTGGGCAAAAGGAGATGGCGCTGCAGAGACGTCGTGTACAATTGAACAGACTGAACGGGCGAAGGCAATTGATATATAAGGAAGGAACTGTTCTATAGGAACCAGATCCTTAGCTGTGAATCGCAAGGCAGCTGGATATAGATGACAATGAGGAGACGTTTAGTATATTTATTCAGCCCAAGAAGTAGTTGGTCGACCCGAGCTCATAACCAATTGAATAGAGAAAGAAGGCCTACTATAACTCAGTCTGGCctggaagaaagagga is part of the Fusarium poae strain DAOMC 252244 chromosome 4, whole genome shotgun sequence genome and encodes:
- a CDS encoding hypothetical protein (SECRETED:SignalP(1-27)), which translates into the protein MGPDKSLPALLAALLLRPLWLLNDVCFQETRMQKDVHKSLIDAKRVAVFECKPNKDKDEEARDNSEAKDTY